A portion of the Eubacterium maltosivorans genome contains these proteins:
- a CDS encoding TetR/AcrR family transcriptional regulator translates to MAEKKKNGSTREKIIENAKKHFYCDGYSKTRMQDIADDTGIALGSLSYHFKKKEAIVSSILKIFLERLYKHTLENTDKPLNALELHFYASIPYYENLLTEENTKRFYYEFTQAQSVHSTNYGGSELADFITEVYHQSLKDYHIFVDDTYANMAQKFGYGGRVQMVIDYVEGALGTVNIAEMANFLSSSREMLLGVPKAELDRIGQEAIAFNREVDFSSIMPLT, encoded by the coding sequence ATGGCAGAGAAGAAGAAAAACGGCAGCACCCGTGAAAAGATTATCGAAAATGCCAAAAAGCATTTTTACTGTGACGGTTACAGTAAAACCAGAATGCAGGACATAGCAGATGATACAGGGATTGCTCTCGGCTCATTATCCTACCATTTCAAAAAAAAGGAAGCGATTGTCTCATCTATTCTGAAAATCTTTCTTGAACGGCTCTATAAGCATACGCTGGAAAATACCGACAAACCCTTAAATGCCCTGGAGCTTCACTTCTATGCCAGCATCCCATACTATGAAAACCTGCTGACCGAGGAAAACACAAAGCGGTTTTATTATGAATTCACCCAGGCCCAGTCTGTCCATTCGACCAACTACGGCGGCAGCGAGCTGGCCGATTTTATCACAGAGGTTTACCATCAGTCACTCAAGGACTACCATATTTTTGTGGACGACACCTATGCCAACATGGCGCAGAAGTTTGGCTATGGCGGCCGGGTACAGATGGTCATCGACTATGTGGAGGGTGCCCTGGGCACAGTGAACATCGCAGAGATGGCCAATTTCCTGAGCTCCTCCCGGGAGATGCTCCTGGGGGTGCCCAAGGCAGAGCTTGACCGCATCGGGCAGGAGGCCATCGCGTTTAACCGAGAGGTTGATTTTTCAAGTATCATGCCTTTAACATAA
- the thrB gene encoding homoserine kinase, producing MIKVRVPATTANIGPGFDAFGMAFQLYNIFSFEERDNGKLTIRGVERRYQGKSNLVYKAMLKVFNRVHYRPKGIYIYTDVNIPVSRGLGSSAACIVGGLVGANTLCGAPLTGKELFDMAVEMEGHPDNVAPAMFGGLVVSLGLKEDNHYIKKEVSQCFEFYGLIPDFTLSTMEARKALPKKVFHKDAVFNVSRATMTYLALTEGRPDILKVSVEDKLHQPYREGLIAHYGEVSKKARELGALNTCISGAGPTILAITTRDNDQFYMKMGKYLKEKLPGWTLLKLEPDNTGVCTDQHS from the coding sequence ATGATAAAAGTACGCGTACCCGCAACAACAGCCAATATCGGACCTGGCTTTGATGCCTTCGGTATGGCTTTTCAGTTATATAACATCTTCAGCTTTGAGGAAAGGGACAACGGCAAGCTTACCATCCGAGGCGTCGAACGGCGCTACCAGGGTAAATCCAACCTGGTCTACAAGGCCATGCTCAAGGTCTTTAACCGTGTCCACTACCGGCCAAAGGGCATTTACATTTACACCGACGTCAACATTCCTGTAAGCCGCGGTCTGGGCAGCTCTGCCGCCTGTATTGTCGGCGGCCTGGTGGGGGCCAATACTCTCTGCGGCGCTCCCCTGACGGGTAAGGAGCTCTTTGACATGGCCGTTGAAATGGAGGGCCACCCCGACAATGTAGCACCGGCCATGTTCGGCGGCCTGGTGGTTTCCCTTGGACTCAAGGAAGACAACCATTATATCAAGAAAGAGGTTTCACAGTGTTTTGAATTTTACGGCCTTATCCCGGACTTTACCCTGTCCACCATGGAGGCCCGCAAAGCGCTGCCGAAAAAAGTATTCCACAAGGATGCAGTGTTTAATGTGTCCCGCGCAACTATGACCTACCTCGCCCTGACTGAAGGGCGGCCGGATATCCTTAAGGTCAGCGTTGAGGACAAGCTGCACCAGCCCTACCGCGAAGGCCTCATCGCCCATTACGGTGAGGTTAGCAAAAAAGCCAGGGAGCTGGGCGCACTTAACACCTGTATCAGCGGCGCCGGTCCTACTATTCTGGCCATTACCACCAGAGACAATGACCAGTTTTATATGAAAATGGGTAAGTATTTAAAAGAAAAGCTGCCGGGATGGACCCTGCTCAAGCTGGAGCCGGACAACACAGGCGTTTGTACCGATCAGCACTCGTAA
- a CDS encoding SLC13 family permease — MKKRITGIVLSAAVFIGYRFLPVPQGLEMSGMQTLALLIIAILLWVTEAMPLGISSIFVLVLPMFFGLATMKDFLVAFPNPTLFFVLATFGLSAAISKVPTAKRILLILLEKMGSKVHLFILAMMLATALISSIMSNIPATVMFMGLAISFLELYDSEEERRCTGRAIMIALPIAGMIGGTITPAGSSNNILALGLLEEYAGVTVRFVDWMAICIPVVLIMLPLAWLLIIKIFRPAPVHPDKIRQFILELKTLDKPGREEKMVVAILVVMILLWVLSSWIPALNVTLVSICGLAFMFLPGIDILHWRDFKDEVSWDVILMIGSVLCIGNLILENGVASWLADTFFRVDNGTSIILLILQLAVFMYVMQLVLPNAPAVITSTTLPVTIVAEALGINAAVLVIPLCIFSSWTMILPLSAVPMMTYSKGYYSMTDIGRAGIPILVILAIVLALWIPFICGVLL, encoded by the coding sequence ATGAAAAAGCGTATAACAGGAATTGTTTTGTCGGCCGCTGTTTTTATCGGATACCGATTTTTGCCAGTTCCCCAGGGATTGGAAATGTCTGGTATGCAGACCTTGGCGCTTCTTATTATTGCGATTCTTCTGTGGGTGACAGAGGCCATGCCTCTTGGGATTTCGAGTATCTTTGTTCTGGTACTCCCAATGTTTTTTGGACTGGCAACCATGAAGGATTTTCTGGTGGCCTTTCCCAACCCTACCCTGTTTTTCGTGCTGGCGACCTTTGGTCTGTCAGCGGCCATTTCCAAGGTACCCACAGCCAAACGCATTCTGCTCATTCTGCTGGAAAAGATGGGCAGTAAGGTTCACCTGTTTATTCTGGCCATGATGCTGGCTACAGCGCTCATTTCCTCCATCATGTCCAACATACCGGCAACGGTGATGTTCATGGGCTTGGCCATCAGCTTTCTGGAGCTTTACGATTCGGAGGAGGAGCGCAGGTGCACCGGCAGAGCCATCATGATCGCCCTGCCCATCGCGGGCATGATCGGCGGGACTATCACGCCAGCTGGCAGCTCCAACAATATTTTAGCCCTTGGCCTGCTGGAAGAGTACGCAGGGGTGACTGTGCGATTTGTGGACTGGATGGCGATCTGCATTCCAGTAGTCCTCATCATGCTGCCCCTGGCATGGCTGCTGATCATTAAAATTTTCAGACCTGCGCCGGTTCATCCAGATAAAATCAGGCAGTTCATTCTGGAGCTTAAGACCTTAGACAAGCCAGGCAGGGAAGAAAAAATGGTGGTGGCCATTCTGGTGGTAATGATCCTTCTCTGGGTTCTGAGCTCATGGATTCCGGCGCTCAATGTCACCCTGGTTTCCATCTGCGGTCTGGCGTTTATGTTTTTGCCTGGAATTGATATTTTGCACTGGAGGGATTTCAAGGATGAGGTGAGCTGGGATGTTATTCTGATGATCGGCTCTGTCCTCTGTATCGGAAATCTGATTCTGGAAAACGGGGTGGCTTCCTGGCTGGCGGACACCTTCTTCAGGGTAGACAATGGAACGAGCATTATCCTGCTCATTCTCCAGCTGGCTGTTTTCATGTATGTTATGCAGCTGGTGCTGCCCAATGCCCCGGCGGTCATCACCTCCACCACGCTGCCGGTTACCATTGTGGCGGAGGCGCTGGGAATAAATGCGGCGGTTCTGGTCATTCCACTCTGCATTTTTTCAAGCTGGACCATGATCCTGCCTCTGTCAGCAGTCCCGATGATGACCTATTCCAAGGGCTATTACAGTATGACGGATATCGGCAGGGCAGGTATTCCCATTCTGGTGATTCTCGCCATTGTGCTGGCGCTTTGGATTCCTTTCATCTGTGGTGTGCTCCTTTAA
- a CDS encoding MFS transporter, giving the protein MAEKIKPRVSQFIVTIFGLSELTALMVASLSTSYYSYFITNVLMVAPAVMGTILIFTRAFDIGTLLLSGVVEERMNPRWGKYRSWLLLMCPLAAVIGILQYSSAGGTQTVQLWISAVCYIVFFALFNFGRTAQLALLNALGATPEDRAMLSARKAQFAAVAGIVLNSTFMPLVLWFSGETKDATSFGFLAAVVIFQIVYLIPQMGLFKVSREYDKPEEKSVAVRKKLSAKEMAEQVFKNPPLMLMLVAETCKTVCNTLVLSMAVYYFRVVVNNLEFQPVFSTAISIAGFVGSLIAGQFIVKKLGKKNTYLIGFAAPAIALVCARLFGGQSDITFMVIMVIGWFFFTFIATPGPAMFADCVEYGKFKIGREGRAFIMSLYTLPIKIGVLIAGGFSGYLLAAVGYSAEAAVTPQVVSGIFSAITLAPAAVLAVGFVCMLFYKLTEKRVREIMEVNRQNDGI; this is encoded by the coding sequence ATGGCTGAAAAAATTAAACCCAGAGTTTCTCAGTTTATCGTAACGATATTTGGTTTATCAGAACTGACGGCTTTAATGGTAGCAAGCCTATCGACAAGCTATTACTCATACTTTATCACGAATGTTTTGATGGTTGCACCGGCTGTAATGGGGACAATCCTGATTTTTACCAGAGCTTTTGACATTGGTACCCTGCTGCTGTCCGGCGTTGTGGAGGAGCGGATGAACCCGAGATGGGGGAAATACCGTTCCTGGCTGCTGCTGATGTGCCCCTTGGCGGCGGTCATTGGTATTTTACAATATTCCAGCGCTGGCGGAACACAGACCGTCCAGCTCTGGATATCGGCAGTCTGCTATATTGTATTCTTTGCATTGTTTAATTTTGGGCGGACTGCGCAGCTGGCACTGCTCAACGCTCTGGGGGCAACGCCTGAGGACCGGGCGATGCTGTCTGCCAGAAAGGCTCAGTTCGCGGCAGTGGCAGGCATTGTGCTCAATTCAACCTTTATGCCGCTGGTACTGTGGTTTTCCGGCGAAACTAAGGATGCAACCTCTTTTGGTTTTCTGGCAGCGGTCGTTATTTTCCAGATCGTATACCTGATTCCTCAGATGGGGCTGTTTAAGGTCTCCAGGGAATATGACAAGCCAGAGGAAAAATCGGTGGCAGTCAGGAAAAAACTGTCGGCCAAAGAGATGGCTGAGCAGGTTTTTAAGAATCCGCCGCTTATGCTCATGCTGGTAGCGGAAACCTGTAAAACAGTGTGTAATACCCTGGTGCTGAGCATGGCAGTCTATTATTTCAGGGTGGTTGTCAATAATCTGGAATTTCAGCCAGTCTTTTCGACTGCGATCAGCATTGCGGGTTTTGTGGGCTCATTGATTGCCGGCCAGTTCATTGTAAAAAAGCTGGGGAAGAAAAACACCTATCTCATCGGCTTTGCCGCGCCAGCCATCGCGCTGGTATGCGCCCGGCTGTTTGGCGGTCAGAGTGATATCACCTTTATGGTAATCATGGTTATCGGCTGGTTCTTCTTTACCTTTATCGCGACACCTGGCCCTGCCATGTTTGCGGACTGCGTCGAATATGGAAAATTTAAAATCGGTAGGGAAGGGCGCGCTTTTATCATGTCGCTTTACACACTGCCCATCAAAATCGGTGTCCTGATCGCAGGCGGATTTTCGGGCTATCTTTTAGCCGCTGTCGGTTATTCGGCGGAGGCTGCGGTAACCCCGCAGGTGGTTTCAGGAATATTCAGTGCCATCACACTGGCGCCGGCCGCAGTACTGGCTGTCGGCTTCGTATGTATGCTTTTCTACAAGCTGACAGAAAAGCGTGTCCGGGAAATTATGGAAGTTAACCGTCAGAATGACGGAATTTAA
- a CDS encoding homoserine dehydrogenase produces the protein MNIGLLGFGTIGTGVYELINLNKGRFAKNLDEKVVITKILDKDPNKKVAEEDKVARVVTNPDDIMDDPDIEIVIALLGGMDFEYGLIKRALQSGKHVVTANKAVISEYFEELLTIAAENNVILRYEASVGGGIPIIGSLKEELKINRVNEIKGILNGTTNFILSKMTEEGADFADTLKLAQSIGFAEADPTADIEGYDVSRKLAILSSLAYGGIIKDEDVRKRGLSDVRAVDIEMAGDYGYIIKYLGHSVLKEGNQVYTTVEPVMFKEASIMSNVNSEFNIISIVGDIIGELQFYGKGAGKDATANAVVGDALYIINCIKDNNFPKPLVFRKQLDKKGVGAFKGKYYLRVDIDSHETFEHALNAVDEVCARKNIIVSDNRVFFMTEPVEADVFDAMVAKIKEKQSECFYARIYE, from the coding sequence TTGAATATTGGATTATTGGGGTTTGGAACTATCGGAACCGGTGTTTACGAGCTCATCAATTTAAACAAGGGACGGTTCGCCAAGAACCTGGACGAAAAAGTTGTGATCACCAAAATTCTGGATAAAGATCCCAACAAGAAGGTAGCTGAGGAAGACAAGGTGGCGCGTGTGGTTACCAACCCGGATGACATTATGGACGATCCGGATATTGAGATTGTCATTGCGCTTCTCGGCGGTATGGATTTTGAGTATGGCCTGATCAAGCGGGCGCTTCAGAGCGGCAAGCATGTGGTAACCGCCAACAAGGCCGTTATATCAGAGTATTTTGAAGAGCTGCTGACCATCGCGGCGGAAAACAATGTTATTCTGCGCTATGAGGCCAGCGTCGGCGGCGGGATTCCTATTATCGGCTCTTTAAAGGAAGAATTAAAGATTAACCGCGTCAATGAAATCAAGGGAATTCTCAACGGGACCACCAATTTCATTCTGTCCAAGATGACCGAGGAAGGCGCTGATTTTGCAGATACCCTGAAGCTGGCCCAGAGCATTGGCTTTGCAGAGGCAGACCCGACAGCCGATATTGAGGGCTATGATGTTTCCAGAAAACTGGCGATTTTATCCTCGCTGGCCTACGGCGGTATCATCAAGGATGAGGATGTGCGCAAGCGCGGCCTGTCTGATGTACGCGCAGTGGATATCGAGATGGCCGGCGATTACGGCTATATCATCAAGTATCTGGGCCATTCCGTACTAAAAGAAGGTAACCAGGTTTACACAACAGTGGAACCGGTTATGTTCAAGGAAGCCTCCATCATGAGTAATGTCAATTCCGAATTTAACATTATCTCCATTGTGGGCGATATTATCGGTGAGCTTCAGTTTTACGGCAAGGGCGCAGGCAAGGACGCTACCGCCAATGCTGTGGTGGGGGATGCCCTTTACATCATCAATTGCATAAAAGACAACAATTTCCCGAAACCGCTGGTCTTCAGGAAACAGCTGGATAAAAAAGGTGTGGGCGCCTTTAAGGGCAAGTATTACCTGCGTGTGGACATTGACAGCCACGAGACCTTCGAGCACGCCTTAAACGCTGTGGATGAGGTCTGCGCGCGCAAAAATATTATCGTCAGCGACAACCGGGTCTTCTTTATGACAGAGCCGGTGGAGGCAGATGTCTTTGACGCCATGGTTGCCAAAATCAAGGAAAAACAAAGCGAGTGCTTCTACGCGCGCATTTATGAATAA
- the thrC gene encoding threonine synthase has translation MKEKYVSTRGGEANVSASEGIIKGIAKDGGLFVPSFIHDIKIDLTALKDATYGELAFEIFKYFLDDFSEEQIKDCVHNAYYTGKFENEEPVSLKKVDDRYFLELYHGPTCAFKDMALTILPYLMTTAMKNADISKDIVILTATSGDTGKAALEGFAKVPHINIVVYYPKDGVSTIQEKQMLTQDGDNTCVIGVAGNFDDTQNGVKEILNNSGLIEELRGQGYVFSSANSINIGRLLPQIVYYFYSYIQLYKKAVIDLGEAVNFVVPTGNFGNILAGYYARAIGLPVSRLICASNKNNILTDFFNTGKYDRNRDFYKTMSPSMDILISSNLERLLYDITGGNSEMIAGLMSQLNADGTYALDRELLFLGDDHLFYAGCANEEETAGAIKHMFEYNHYLMDPHTAVASKVYSDYRADTGDVETPTIILSTASPYKFGRSVYESIFGEVPEGMDDYAVLKELAARTETEIPVPLRDLDQKENRHDKVCTPEEMAGCITAFLDK, from the coding sequence ATGAAAGAAAAATATGTCAGCACACGCGGAGGCGAAGCAAACGTGTCCGCGTCAGAAGGAATTATCAAAGGAATCGCCAAGGATGGCGGCTTATTCGTCCCTTCATTCATCCATGACATAAAAATTGACCTGACAGCCTTGAAGGATGCAACCTACGGAGAGTTGGCTTTTGAGATTTTCAAATACTTTTTGGACGACTTCAGTGAAGAACAGATCAAAGACTGTGTCCACAATGCCTATTATACCGGAAAATTTGAGAATGAGGAACCCGTTTCCCTTAAAAAAGTAGATGATCGTTATTTTCTTGAGCTTTATCACGGCCCTACCTGTGCGTTCAAGGATATGGCCCTGACCATTCTCCCTTACCTGATGACAACAGCCATGAAAAACGCCGATATCAGCAAGGATATCGTTATACTGACCGCAACCTCCGGCGATACTGGAAAGGCGGCTCTCGAGGGCTTTGCCAAGGTGCCCCACATCAACATTGTAGTCTACTATCCAAAGGACGGCGTCAGCACCATCCAGGAAAAACAGATGCTGACCCAGGACGGCGACAACACCTGTGTCATCGGTGTGGCCGGCAATTTTGACGATACCCAGAACGGCGTCAAGGAAATTCTGAATAACAGCGGCCTGATCGAAGAGCTGCGCGGGCAGGGCTACGTTTTTTCCTCAGCCAACTCCATCAACATTGGCCGCCTGCTGCCTCAGATCGTGTACTATTTTTACAGCTATATACAGCTTTACAAAAAAGCGGTCATCGACCTTGGCGAAGCCGTCAACTTTGTGGTACCGACTGGTAACTTCGGAAACATTCTGGCTGGCTACTATGCCCGCGCCATTGGCCTGCCCGTCAGCCGGCTCATCTGCGCGTCCAATAAAAACAACATCCTGACCGACTTTTTTAACACTGGCAAATATGACCGCAACCGCGATTTTTATAAGACCATGTCCCCGTCCATGGATATTCTGATTTCCAGTAACCTGGAACGTCTGCTCTATGACATTACAGGCGGCAACAGCGAGATGATCGCAGGCCTGATGAGCCAGCTGAACGCAGACGGCACCTACGCACTGGACCGCGAGCTGCTCTTCCTTGGCGATGACCACCTTTTCTACGCTGGCTGCGCCAACGAGGAAGAAACCGCCGGAGCCATTAAGCACATGTTTGAGTACAACCACTACCTCATGGACCCGCACACCGCTGTTGCCAGCAAGGTCTACAGCGACTACCGCGCGGATACTGGCGATGTTGAGACCCCAACCATTATCCTGTCCACTGCCAGCCCTTACAAATTTGGCCGCAGTGTCTATGAGAGCATTTTCGGCGAAGTACCTGAGGGCATGGACGATTACGCAGTCCTCAAGGAGCTGGCCGCCCGGACCGAAACGGAAATCCCCGTTCCGCTGAGAGATCTGGATCAGAAAGAAAACCGTCACGACAAAGTCTGTACGCCGGAGGAAATGGCCGGCTGCATCACAGCATTTTTAGACAAATAG
- a CDS encoding uroporphyrinogen decarboxylase family protein, which translates to MDANQLKQERQADLKAVYSGKVPKRVPIHLSFAFEASVSYAIDQGIVEKGKNLRNIYWEPETWYDIFDRVNNDFYSDIPLGPGAIRLPILYQILEAKSIIMGATGVMQHPEVHSLEPEEYDAFIEDPFFYMSETLMPRLYPALDTTPGRRAMVLAQAVKANADQFAVIGQMMGKIAAKYGYPAAPGGRSTAPFDYLADFLRSFTGISKDMRRYPDKVVQACDALVPLMLREGVPNPDRLPPDYRVMIPLHMGSFINEKQFEKFYWPSFKKLMDGLVAPGAGVDLFVEDNWMRHMDYLKTFNGSVKMQFEYGDPKLVKEKLSGTRHVITGFFPISLLQFGSAQEVKDKAKELIDILAPGGGYIFGFDKGLFSLEGNTIKNLHVLTDFVRDYGVYR; encoded by the coding sequence TTGGATGCGAATCAATTAAAACAGGAAAGACAAGCGGATTTAAAGGCAGTATATTCAGGCAAGGTGCCTAAAAGGGTGCCCATACATTTATCCTTTGCCTTTGAAGCGTCGGTTTCCTATGCCATTGATCAGGGCATTGTGGAAAAGGGGAAGAATCTCCGCAACATCTATTGGGAACCAGAAACCTGGTATGATATCTTTGACCGGGTCAATAACGACTTTTATTCCGATATACCGCTGGGGCCTGGAGCCATACGGTTACCGATTCTATACCAGATACTGGAGGCGAAATCCATTATCATGGGGGCCACAGGCGTCATGCAGCACCCAGAGGTGCACTCGCTGGAGCCTGAGGAGTACGATGCTTTTATTGAGGACCCTTTCTTTTATATGTCGGAAACACTGATGCCGAGGCTATACCCGGCGCTGGATACCACGCCCGGACGGCGGGCCATGGTTCTGGCACAGGCGGTCAAGGCCAACGCCGACCAGTTTGCCGTCATCGGGCAGATGATGGGCAAGATTGCTGCAAAATACGGCTATCCAGCCGCGCCTGGCGGCCGCTCCACAGCCCCCTTCGATTATCTGGCAGATTTTCTCAGGTCCTTCACAGGGATATCAAAGGATATGCGAAGGTACCCGGACAAGGTTGTGCAGGCCTGCGACGCGTTGGTACCCCTGATGCTGAGGGAAGGGGTCCCGAACCCGGACAGGCTGCCGCCGGATTACCGGGTGATGATCCCGCTGCACATGGGCAGCTTTATCAACGAAAAGCAGTTTGAAAAATTCTACTGGCCTTCCTTTAAAAAGCTGATGGATGGTCTGGTAGCGCCAGGAGCCGGTGTTGACCTGTTCGTGGAGGATAACTGGATGCGCCATATGGACTATCTCAAAACCTTTAACGGGTCGGTGAAAATGCAGTTTGAATATGGCGATCCAAAGCTGGTAAAGGAAAAGCTCAGCGGAACCCGCCATGTGATCACAGGCTTTTTCCCAATCTCCCTGCTGCAGTTCGGCAGTGCGCAGGAGGTTAAGGACAAGGCCAAAGAACTTATTGACATCCTGGCACCAGGCGGCGGCTATATCTTTGGATTCGACAAGGGGCTGTTCTCGCTGGAGGGTAATACCATTAAAAACCTGCATGTGTTGACCGACTTTGTCCGTGATTACGGTGTTTACAGATAA
- a CDS encoding ACT domain-containing protein → MIRDYLIVSKKILPEYYSKVVEARILLESSQCKSVSDAVKRVGISRSTYYKYKDYIFKPSEDFGRKFTISMILDDEPGILSNVLNILREHKTSIITIHQDIPINHAAVVILTLDGKDLLGSIEDLVGDLVVLRGVHNVNLVAME, encoded by the coding sequence ATGATACGTGATTATCTGATTGTCAGCAAGAAAATACTGCCGGAGTATTACAGCAAGGTGGTGGAAGCCCGTATTCTGCTGGAATCTTCCCAATGCAAGTCGGTCAGTGACGCGGTGAAGCGCGTCGGCATCAGCCGGAGCACCTACTACAAATACAAGGATTATATTTTTAAGCCTTCTGAGGATTTTGGACGAAAATTCACGATTTCCATGATCCTTGACGACGAACCCGGTATCCTGTCCAATGTGCTCAACATTCTGCGGGAGCACAAGACCAGCATCATCACCATCCACCAGGACATTCCCATCAACCACGCTGCCGTTGTCATCCTGACCCTGGATGGAAAGGACCTTCTGGGAAGCATTGAGGATCTTGTCGGTGACCTGGTGGTGCTGCGCGGTGTCCATAACGTTAATCTGGTGGCAATGGAATAG
- a CDS encoding aspartate kinase, with amino-acid sequence MEDLIVQKYGGTSVGTVEKIKRVARRIVETKNAGNKVVVVVSAMGKTTDELVDLALAINPNPPSREMDVLLATGEQVSISLLAMAIQTIGHDVVSLTGAQCGIQTSDVHKRARISGIDTARIERELADEKIVIVAGFQGVDENRDITTLGRGGSDTSAVAIAAALEAKCCEIYTDVDGVYNADPRVVPTATKMDEVSYQEVLEMASLGAGVLHPRSVELAEKFKMPLIVRSSYNNNEGTIIKEDVKMEKVLVRGIALDENIAKISIFEVPDQPGIAFKLFSMLASANIHVDMIVQNVNRTAVNDISFTVDADELQEAVEVSQKFAFEVEAQKVAFDKGVAKLSVVGTGIVANAEIASKFFESLFELGINIQTISTSEIKISCLIDKERAKEAMIHIHKKFDM; translated from the coding sequence ATGGAAGATTTAATTGTGCAGAAGTACGGCGGCACCAGCGTCGGCACGGTTGAAAAAATTAAGCGAGTCGCGAGGCGGATCGTGGAGACCAAAAATGCCGGCAACAAGGTTGTCGTGGTTGTTTCCGCCATGGGAAAGACCACCGACGAGCTGGTGGATCTGGCCCTGGCCATCAATCCGAATCCGCCGAGCCGCGAGATGGATGTGTTGCTGGCCACAGGTGAGCAGGTATCCATTTCCCTTTTAGCTATGGCCATTCAGACCATCGGCCATGATGTGGTGTCCCTGACAGGCGCTCAGTGCGGCATCCAGACATCGGATGTGCACAAGCGCGCCCGTATCAGCGGTATTGATACGGCCCGTATCGAGAGAGAGCTCGCCGATGAAAAAATTGTCATTGTGGCTGGTTTTCAGGGAGTGGACGAAAACCGCGATATCACGACCTTGGGCCGGGGCGGCTCTGATACCAGTGCAGTAGCTATTGCAGCGGCTTTAGAGGCAAAATGCTGCGAAATTTACACGGATGTGGACGGGGTCTACAATGCCGACCCGCGCGTTGTGCCTACAGCCACCAAAATGGACGAGGTCTCCTATCAGGAGGTCCTTGAAATGGCCAGCCTTGGCGCAGGTGTTCTGCACCCGCGTTCTGTGGAGCTTGCCGAAAAATTTAAAATGCCGCTCATCGTGAGATCGAGCTATAATAATAACGAAGGAACGATTATCAAGGAGGATGTTAAAATGGAAAAAGTGTTAGTTAGAGGAATTGCGTTAGACGAAAATATCGCTAAAATATCAATTTTTGAAGTACCGGACCAGCCGGGGATTGCCTTCAAGCTTTTCAGTATGCTGGCCTCTGCCAATATTCATGTCGACATGATCGTACAGAATGTCAACCGCACCGCGGTCAACGATATCTCATTCACTGTCGACGCCGATGAGCTTCAGGAAGCCGTAGAAGTATCCCAGAAGTTCGCCTTTGAGGTCGAAGCCCAGAAGGTTGCCTTTGACAAGGGCGTTGCCAAACTGTCCGTTGTGGGAACTGGCATTGTCGCCAATGCGGAGATTGCCTCCAAATTCTTTGAATCCCTCTTTGAGCTTGGCATCAATATCCAGACCATCAGCACCTCTGAAATCAAAATTTCCTGCCTCATTGATAAGGAACGGGCCAAGGAAGCCATGATCCATATTCATAAAAAATTCGATATGTAA
- a CDS encoding DUF1622 domain-containing protein yields MEILEEVLNTIVQYAILFFEYVGVGVLIWSGIKGIWGYVRRRPSTRLDLAKGMAMALEFKLGSEILRTVIVRQPSELIIVGGIILLRAALTALIHWEIKNEESEVRKDNLIQESKENRDTPQ; encoded by the coding sequence ATGGAAATTCTGGAAGAAGTACTGAACACCATTGTCCAGTACGCGATCCTGTTCTTCGAGTACGTTGGCGTGGGCGTATTAATCTGGTCCGGCATCAAGGGTATCTGGGGTTATGTCCGCCGCAGGCCCTCCACCCGTCTGGATCTGGCTAAGGGTATGGCCATGGCGCTTGAGTTCAAGCTTGGCAGTGAAATTCTGCGGACTGTCATTGTCCGCCAGCCCAGCGAGCTTATCATTGTCGGCGGGATCATCCTGCTGCGCGCTGCCCTGACCGCTCTGATCCACTGGGAAATTAAAAACGAGGAATCGGAGGTCCGTAAGGACAATCTCATTCAGGAAAGCAAAGAAAACAGAGACACTCCCCAATAA